In Halobaculum magnesiiphilum, the following proteins share a genomic window:
- a CDS encoding DNA-directed DNA polymerase II small subunit codes for MPLETSSRVVQALARRGYNAEREAVTLIAESSSPELALESAIEAAPEDALVLTTDHVREALEAEPVPDPKQVDGANRSPPSTDTGSTATDTASSATTDDPAREDPSVSSGTPAREPHQDAETDPDETKGTGAGARSPNPPVVANDMTGASTGTGAYDEFVGVFRDRYERLSGQLRGRVNHRPADSIEAMGGGADVELIGLVNDIRSTASGHWLVELEDTTGTFPCLVMKDRDIADLVDELLMDECIAVSGTLADDAGIVFVDAIHFPDVPRTYRPSTADRHVQAALISDVHVGSQEFLADAWGRFADWLHTEEAETVEYLLIAGDMVEGVGVYPNQDEELDIVDIYDQYETFSEHLKEVPGDMEIVMIPGNHDAVRLAEPQPGFDEELRGIMSAHDPQIVSNPAVVDVEGVSVLMYHGVSLDEVIAELPEEKASYDEPHKAMYQLLKKRHVAPQFGGKTRVAPEERDYLVIDEVPDVFHTGHVHKLGWGKYHNVLAVNSGCWQAQTDFQKSVNIDPDVAHAPILDLDTLDMMVRKFV; via the coding sequence GTGCCGCTGGAGACGTCCTCCCGAGTCGTGCAGGCGCTCGCCCGCCGCGGGTACAACGCCGAGCGGGAGGCCGTCACCCTCATCGCCGAGTCGTCGTCGCCCGAGCTCGCCCTCGAGTCGGCCATCGAGGCCGCACCCGAGGACGCGCTCGTCCTCACCACGGACCACGTCCGGGAGGCGCTCGAAGCCGAGCCGGTTCCGGATCCCAAACAGGTCGACGGCGCGAATCGGTCGCCCCCGTCGACCGACACCGGCTCAACTGCGACCGACACTGCCTCCTCGGCGACGACGGACGACCCCGCACGAGAAGACCCCTCCGTTTCGAGTGGAACCCCCGCCAGAGAACCGCACCAGGACGCCGAGACGGATCCAGACGAAACGAAGGGGACCGGAGCCGGCGCTCGCTCCCCGAACCCGCCCGTCGTCGCGAACGACATGACCGGGGCGTCGACCGGGACGGGCGCGTACGACGAGTTCGTCGGCGTGTTCCGCGACCGCTACGAGCGGCTCTCGGGACAGCTTCGGGGCCGCGTCAATCACCGCCCCGCCGACTCCATCGAGGCGATGGGCGGCGGCGCCGACGTGGAGCTGATCGGTCTCGTCAACGACATCAGATCGACCGCGTCGGGCCACTGGCTCGTCGAGTTGGAGGACACCACCGGGACGTTCCCGTGTCTCGTGATGAAGGACCGCGACATCGCGGACCTGGTGGACGAACTGCTCATGGACGAGTGTATCGCGGTCTCGGGAACGCTCGCGGACGACGCGGGCATCGTCTTCGTCGACGCGATCCACTTCCCAGACGTTCCCCGGACGTACCGGCCGAGCACCGCCGACCGTCACGTGCAGGCGGCGCTCATCTCGGACGTGCACGTCGGCTCCCAGGAGTTCCTCGCGGACGCGTGGGGCCGGTTCGCCGACTGGCTCCACACCGAGGAGGCCGAGACCGTCGAGTACCTGCTCATCGCCGGCGACATGGTCGAGGGCGTCGGCGTCTACCCGAACCAGGACGAGGAGCTCGACATCGTCGACATCTACGACCAGTACGAGACGTTCTCGGAGCACCTGAAGGAGGTCCCCGGCGACATGGAGATCGTGATGATCCCCGGGAACCACGACGCGGTTCGCCTCGCCGAGCCGCAGCCGGGGTTCGACGAGGAGCTTCGCGGGATCATGAGCGCGCACGACCCCCAGATCGTGAGCAACCCCGCGGTGGTCGACGTGGAGGGCGTCTCGGTCCTGATGTATCACGGCGTCTCCCTCGACGAGGTGATCGCCGAGTTGCCCGAGGAGAAAGCCAGCTACGACGAGCCGCACAAGGCGATGTACCAGCTCCTCAAGAAACGCCACGTCGCCCCGCAGTTCGGCGGGAAGACCCGCGTCGCACCCGAGGAGCGCGACTACCTCGTCATCGACGAGGTGCCGGACGTGTTCCACACCGGCCACGTCCACAAGCTCGGGTGGGGCAAGTACCACAACGTCCTCGCGGTCAACTCCGGCTGCTGGCAGGCCCAGACCGACTTCCAGAAGTCCGTCAACATCGACCCCGACGTGGCCCACGCGCCGATCCTCGATCTGGACACGCTGGACATGATGGTCCGGAAGTTCGTTTGA
- a CDS encoding Cdc6/Cdc18 family protein — MEPDSTPTGTSVADDGENGKGGHNGDNDAGYDRSDETDHTDDARDAADGDAADHDDGDDADHGDYNTGRDTDGDADVGADGTSFNFGSGSRSRTDVDLDVDEVLSDEDDEASTGLFDDLLSGEPIFENKEVLRPSYTPHELPHRKDQINKMATILVSALRGETPSNILIYGKTGTGKTASAKFVSQELESTSQKYDVPCEVEYINCEVTDTQYRVLAQLANKFIEKNETVIDDQLDDLRDLRSAATDDDSALDGTEFASVSDVDDRIADLESDREEMEEVPMTGWPTDRVYSTFFDAVDYHERVVVIMLDEIDKLVEKSGDDTLYNLSRMNSELENSRISIMGISNDLKFTDFLDPRVKSSLGEEEIVFPPYDANQLRDILQHRSDIAFKGDALTEDVIPLCAAFAAQEHGDARRALDLLRTAGELAERSQADLVEEAHVRQAQDKIELDRVVEVVRTLPTQSKIVLFSIILLEQNGVHNVNTGEVFNIYKRLCEEIDADVLTQRRVTDLISELDMLGIVNAVVVSKGRYGRTKEISLSVPIDETEAVLLSDSRLGDIEDVQPFVQARFDN, encoded by the coding sequence GTGGAACCGGATTCCACGCCGACCGGAACGTCCGTCGCGGACGATGGCGAGAACGGGAAGGGAGGCCACAACGGGGACAACGACGCCGGCTACGACCGTAGCGACGAAACCGACCATACCGACGACGCCCGCGACGCGGCCGACGGCGACGCGGCCGACCACGACGACGGCGATGACGCCGACCACGGCGACTACAACACCGGCCGGGACACCGACGGCGACGCGGATGTCGGCGCGGACGGAACGTCGTTCAACTTCGGGTCCGGGTCGCGGTCGCGAACGGACGTGGATCTCGACGTCGACGAGGTGCTGTCGGACGAGGACGACGAAGCCAGCACCGGGCTGTTCGACGACCTCCTCTCGGGCGAGCCGATCTTCGAGAACAAGGAGGTGCTTCGCCCCTCCTACACGCCCCACGAGCTCCCTCACCGGAAGGACCAGATCAACAAGATGGCGACGATCCTCGTGTCCGCGTTGCGCGGGGAGACGCCGTCGAACATCCTCATCTACGGGAAAACGGGGACGGGAAAGACGGCCTCGGCGAAGTTCGTCTCACAGGAACTCGAATCGACCAGTCAGAAGTACGACGTTCCCTGCGAGGTCGAGTACATCAACTGCGAGGTGACCGACACCCAGTACCGCGTGCTCGCGCAGCTCGCGAACAAGTTCATCGAGAAGAACGAGACGGTCATCGACGACCAGCTCGACGACCTTCGCGACCTTCGCTCCGCGGCTACCGACGACGACAGCGCGCTCGACGGGACCGAGTTCGCCTCGGTCTCCGATGTCGACGACCGCATCGCCGACCTCGAGTCCGACCGCGAGGAGATGGAGGAGGTGCCGATGACCGGATGGCCGACCGACCGCGTCTACTCGACGTTCTTCGACGCCGTCGACTATCACGAGCGCGTCGTCGTCATCATGCTCGACGAGATCGACAAACTCGTCGAGAAGTCCGGCGACGACACGCTGTACAACCTCTCGCGGATGAACTCCGAACTGGAGAACTCCCGGATCTCCATCATGGGGATCTCGAACGACCTGAAGTTCACCGACTTCCTCGACCCCCGCGTCAAGTCGAGCCTCGGCGAGGAGGAGATCGTCTTCCCGCCGTACGACGCGAACCAGCTACGGGACATTCTCCAGCACCGTTCCGACATCGCGTTCAAGGGCGACGCGCTCACCGAGGACGTGATCCCGCTGTGTGCCGCCTTCGCCGCGCAGGAACACGGCGACGCTCGGCGGGCGCTCGACCTGCTGCGCACCGCGGGCGAACTCGCCGAGCGCTCGCAGGCCGACCTCGTCGAGGAGGCGCACGTCCGGCAGGCGCAGGACAAGATCGAGTTGGACCGCGTCGTCGAGGTCGTTCGGACGCTCCCGACCCAAAGCAAGATCGTCCTCTTTTCGATCATCCTGCTGGAGCAGAACGGCGTCCACAATGTCAACACCGGCGAGGTGTTCAACATCTACAAGCGGCTCTGTGAGGAGATCGACGCCGACGTGCTCACCCAGCGTCGCGTCACCGACCTCATCTCCGAACTCGACATGCTGGGGATCGTCAACGCCGTCGTCGTCTCGAAGGGTCGCTACGGCCGGACCAAGGAGATCTCCCTGTCGGTCCCCATCGACGAGACCGAGGCGGTCCTGCTGTCGGACTCCCGCCTCGGCGACATCGAGGACGTCCAGCCGTTCGTTCAGGCCCGATTCGACAACTGA
- a CDS encoding S26 family signal peptidase, whose product MSDEGRSPDDPLSRFLHAETGAAVFVREVLTSVLAVALIGLLLFAVSGVWPPMVAVESGSMEPHMERGDLVFITEPDRFSPEFAHGDTGIVTYETGASEGYGTFGEPGSVIVYHPPGSGGSPIIHRARLHVEEGENWVDRANPDYLPATSCEGISACPAPYDGFITKGDANAEYDQVSGIAPVVKSEWIHGVARVRVPYLGYVRLVFSEAILVQSNGAGDGLVSASDSGGDASEPSGEGAGAVEPPTAESNTTPTAEPTMTVQATPVTGSTGGTPTAMPA is encoded by the coding sequence ATGAGCGACGAGGGGCGGTCGCCCGACGACCCGCTGTCACGGTTCCTCCACGCGGAGACGGGCGCGGCGGTGTTCGTCCGCGAGGTGCTCACGTCGGTGCTCGCAGTCGCGCTGATCGGACTCCTGTTGTTCGCCGTCTCGGGCGTCTGGCCCCCGATGGTCGCCGTCGAGTCCGGGAGCATGGAACCGCACATGGAGCGCGGCGACCTCGTGTTCATCACGGAACCCGACCGGTTCTCTCCCGAGTTCGCACACGGCGACACCGGGATCGTCACCTACGAGACCGGCGCCTCGGAGGGCTACGGTACCTTCGGCGAGCCGGGATCCGTGATCGTGTATCACCCGCCCGGGTCCGGCGGCTCGCCGATCATTCACCGGGCGCGGCTGCACGTCGAGGAGGGGGAAAACTGGGTCGACCGCGCGAACCCCGACTACCTCCCCGCGACCTCGTGTGAGGGAATTTCCGCCTGTCCGGCCCCGTACGACGGGTTCATCACGAAAGGCGACGCCAACGCCGAGTACGACCAGGTGAGCGGCATCGCCCCCGTCGTGAAATCCGAGTGGATCCACGGCGTCGCGCGCGTTCGCGTCCCGTATCTCGGGTACGTTCGGCTCGTCTTCTCCGAGGCGATACTCGTGCAGTCGAACGGGGCGGGAGACGGACTGGTGAGCGCATCCGACTCCGGTGGCGACGCTTCCGAACCCAGTGGCGAGGGTGCCGGCGCGGTCGAGCCGCCGACGGCCGAGTCGAACACGACGCCGACGGCCGAACCGACCATGACCGTGCAGGCGACTCCGGTCACCGGTTCGACCGGGGGGACGCCGACCGCCATGCCCGCATAG
- a CDS encoding class I SAM-dependent methyltransferase, producing MSVRDEFDAWAADGRDRGMEERHWHTAKHVLARMPVEDGDRVLDLGTGSGYALRALAESTGMTRGYGLDGAPEMARNAREYALDAAPAADLGFVVGDFGHLPFADDSLDHAVTMEAFYYSDDPDETLREVARVLKPGGTFYCAVNYYEENVHSHGWQDTISVDMTRWDAAQYRDAFREAGLHVAEQDNVADRETDIPPAEEFPTDSWDTREAMVERYRELGTLLTVGVAP from the coding sequence ATGAGCGTTCGCGACGAGTTCGACGCCTGGGCCGCGGACGGCCGCGACAGGGGGATGGAGGAGCGTCACTGGCACACCGCCAAACACGTGCTCGCGCGGATGCCCGTCGAGGACGGCGACCGCGTGCTCGATCTGGGCACCGGCAGCGGCTACGCGCTGCGCGCGCTCGCCGAGTCCACGGGGATGACCCGCGGCTACGGGCTCGACGGCGCCCCCGAGATGGCCCGCAACGCCCGCGAGTACGCCCTCGACGCGGCGCCGGCCGCCGACCTGGGGTTCGTCGTCGGCGACTTCGGCCACCTCCCCTTCGCGGACGACTCGCTGGATCACGCGGTCACGATGGAGGCGTTCTACTACAGCGACGACCCCGACGAGACGCTGCGGGAGGTCGCGCGCGTGCTGAAGCCCGGCGGGACGTTCTACTGCGCGGTCAACTACTACGAGGAGAACGTCCACAGCCACGGCTGGCAGGACACCATCTCCGTCGACATGACCCGCTGGGACGCCGCCCAGTACCGCGACGCATTCCGGGAGGCCGGCCTCCACGTCGCCGAACAGGACAACGTCGCCGACCGCGAGACCGACATCCCGCCGGCCGAGGAGTTCCCCACCGACTCGTGGGACACGCGCGAGGCGATGGTCGAGCGCTACCGCGAGCTCGGGACGCTGCTCACCGTCGGCGTGGCGCCGTAA